The Nitrospirota bacterium region GCCCAGCGCCTCGGCCACGCGCATCAGATCCCTGACCGGCGCAATCGTCCTTGCCGCAGCCCACATGGTGAGGATCGAGAGCAACAGGAGGGACCCGGCGCCGACGATCATGATCTTGTACAGCAGATTCCTGATGTTGTTCTTGATCTGCGTCATATTGAGACCCACGTGCACAGAGCCAAGCGTGCCGCCCGCGATCGGGGAGGCGATATCGATCACCTCGGTCACAATGTCCCTGATCGTAATGTTCGCCGCCTGGGTGCTGAAGGGCATGCCGGGCTTCAGGATGTTGATCGATTGAAGCACGCTCGGGACCGCATTGCCCTCGAAGGATGAGGAGATGACCCTGCCCCGTCCGTCACGGATGAAACAGTACGCGACATCGGGCTGGCTGATAGCCTCGCCCTGGACGAACTGGAGGGCGTTGAGGTCCTCCACCTGGACCGGCTCCGCGGCCTTCACGCTCAAGCCGTCAGCCAGGATCAGTGTTTTGTTGATCGATTCGTCGCGGAGCGTTACCTGGATCTGATTGTATATGTAGAACAGGATGCTGGCGCCGAAGATGATGGACATGGTCAGAATCATGAGCACGATTTTGGTCCGGATGCTCATCCGGTAGAATGGACTTCGTATCTTCATAAGTGTCTGCTCCTTCGCTCGAATTAGGTTTGTACAGCACGAGCTGCCCGAATTTCAGGAATCACTCCAGCTTGATCTCTTCGATGATCTGCTCGACGTTCAACAGGCCTGCCACGCCCTCTTCCCGCTGAATGACGCTTTTTAAAAAGCGGCTGCGGCTCTTGCCGGGCTGGGCACTCGCGTCAGCGGGCATCGCGAGCACTCTGCTGACGGGCACGGCGATCACCTCGGAGACATTGTCGACGACGATGCCGAGCGTCACTGCCCGGTGCCTGATGATCGCGATCTGATTCGGGGATGACTGCCGCGGCAGGGAAAGCGCCGCACGGATGTCAACAATCGGAACTATGTTGCCTCGGAGATTCATGACCCCGAGTACGTGCGGTGGAGTGGTAGGGACGGGAAATATCTTTTGAGAGATGATGATTTCTGTCAGCAGTTCAACCGGAATGGCATAGAGGTCCTCGCCCATACTGAAGAGGCAGACCCGGATGTCCTCCTCCCGTATTTCATGGGTCACTCCGGCGCTTACATCAGTGTCGATCTCGGCCAAACGGCACCCCTCCTCGGATCAGATGTACTTTTTCACGGCCTTCAGCAGGTCTTCCGGCTTGAACGGCTTGGTTAAATACTCATCGGCGCCCTGTTTCATCCCCCAGAACTTATCGCTCTCCTGGTCTTTCGAGGTGACCATGATGACGGGGATGTTCTTGAACTGGTCATTGGTCTTGATGTCCCTGCAGACCTGGAAGCCATTCTTCTTCGGCATGATCACATCGAGAATGATAAGGTCGATCTTCTCGGACTTTACCTTTTCCTCGGCGGCTTCACCGTCCATCACGGTCACCAGCGTATGGCCTGTCGGCTGCAAAGCCGCCTGGAATATCTGGAGCTCCGCCAAGCTGTCGTCCGCTATGAGTATTTTGGCCATTGTGTTCTCCTTTTTTCAGCACGCAAAGAGTATACAAAAATTAACATATTTCTTTTGTAGTGTCAAGTTTTCCTTTTATTCCTGCAGGTTCCGGGCGCTCTTCTTTTATTTCCGTTTCCGGATCAGATTCACGGAGAGAAGGATGAACATGCTCTTCGCCACATCGAACTCGCTCAGACAGGACAGGTCGATGATCTCCTGAATCGTCCGCCTGCCGTCGATGAGGGAGAAGACCGTCATGTCCGTATCGCTCATGCCCCGCGTCGTCAGCTCCTCGGCATTCCCGATCATGGCCTCGAAGACCGCCGCGAAGCTCGGGATCTTCTGCTGGATCAGGGTCCACTCGTCAGCCCGGCGCGCGCCCTCGAGAAGCAGGTCGTCAACCTTGATCTGGAGCTGTGTCGTGAACTGGGGCGGCGACGATCTCTCGAAGACAAAGTCGCCATCGCGCCAGGACATGACCCTGTAGACGGCGGACTCGGTATGCCTGCGGAGGCACTCCCCGAAGGTCTTCAGGTCGAGCAGCTTCTCCTGGGCAAGCACGCTGTCGATCGGCTTTGCCGTCATTTCGGCGATGCGCTCGACGTATTTCAGGCTCTCTTCGGCCAACCGGCACGTTTTTTTGAGCAGCGCTTCGATACCACCGTCCTGTCCACTATAGGATGAGGCAAACACGACAGCCCCGTCACGGAAATAAATGTCGGCATGCTCGTTCTGGCGGGAGATGGCAAGCTTGCCGGTCTGACGCTGCAAGCCGAGCATCTGCATCACCTCGACGATCCGGAAGCTCGCGAGGTTGCCCTGGATGCCGGCATTGGTAGGTGCCGGTCCCTTCCCGAGTTCCTGCCGGATGATGTCGGGAAGCCTCATGCGGACGAACTCTTCGAGTGTCTTTTCCACAATATCCCGGACCAGAGCTTCCAGTCCCGATGACTGCGCTGCGGCGGCATAGGCCGGTTGAGCCGGTGAAGGCGAGGACGGGGCGGCGGGAGCAGCGGGAGAAGCCCTCTTTACTTCGCGGGCCGTTTTCGCCTGTGCGGCGGCTTTTCGCCCGTCGATGACCTCGCGGATCTTTGCGAGAAGCTCCTCCGGTTGAAAGGGCTTCGTAAAATATTCGGTGATGCCAAGAACGTCGATGAACTTGCTCCCGACCTTGTCGCCCTTTGACGTTACGAGGATGATGGGAGTGTCCTGGAATTCCGGGTCTTCCTTCAGAGTCTTGCATACCTGGAACCCGTTCATCTTGGGCATCACGAAGTCGACGAGGATAACCTCGGGCTTTTCCGCCTTGGCCATGGCGATGCCTGCCTCGCCGTCGGAGGCAAGGACGACCTTGTATCCTTGAGACGACAGGATCATCTCGATCAACCGCTGGACCGTCGGGCTGTCGTCTATGTTTAATATTTTTTCCCCAGCCAACCTAGTCACCCGATACCGTAACGCCGCGGAAATATTAACATGTTAGGAAAGTCGCTGTCAACAACTATATCCTATTTTAAACCTTCTGCCGACTACATTTCTTGGTGAAGATATGGGCGGGAAATGACGACTGCTCCGCTGACCGGTACCGATCAGCGGTCAGGCGTGACGGGGCGGCTGCATTTTTCCCAACGGGGATAGTGGCAAGCAGGACTTCTCGTCTGACTGGGTATGCCGACGAGACTCGAGCAGCGAAAAATATCCAGATTCGGAGGCATTTCTCATCTCCGCGTGTCGCCCATGCAGTCGATCCAGAGTCATCACACCTGCTCGGCGACCCTGTCGATGAACTCCTCGGTCAGAGCGTATTTCCCCGGCGTCGGCTCCGCGATGGCCGCCAGGTCCT contains the following coding sequences:
- a CDS encoding DUF4388 domain-containing protein, giving the protein MAGEKILNIDDSPTVQRLIEMILSSQGYKVVLASDGEAGIAMAKAEKPEVILVDFVMPKMNGFQVCKTLKEDPEFQDTPIILVTSKGDKVGSKFIDVLGITEYFTKPFQPEELLAKIREVIDGRKAAAQAKTAREVKRASPAAPAAPSSPSPAQPAYAAAAQSSGLEALVRDIVEKTLEEFVRMRLPDIIRQELGKGPAPTNAGIQGNLASFRIVEVMQMLGLQRQTGKLAISRQNEHADIYFRDGAVVFASSYSGQDGGIEALLKKTCRLAEESLKYVERIAEMTAKPIDSVLAQEKLLDLKTFGECLRRHTESAVYRVMSWRDGDFVFERSSPPQFTTQLQIKVDDLLLEGARRADEWTLIQQKIPSFAAVFEAMIGNAEELTTRGMSDTDMTVFSLIDGRRTIQEIIDLSCLSEFDVAKSMFILLSVNLIRKRK
- a CDS encoding chemotaxis protein CheW; translation: MAEIDTDVSAGVTHEIREEDIRVCLFSMGEDLYAIPVELLTEIIISQKIFPVPTTPPHVLGVMNLRGNIVPIVDIRAALSLPRQSSPNQIAIIRHRAVTLGIVVDNVSEVIAVPVSRVLAMPADASAQPGKSRSRFLKSVIQREEGVAGLLNVEQIIEEIKLE
- a CDS encoding response regulator produces the protein MAKILIADDSLAELQIFQAALQPTGHTLVTVMDGEAAEEKVKSEKIDLIILDVIMPKKNGFQVCRDIKTNDQFKNIPVIMVTSKDQESDKFWGMKQGADEYLTKPFKPEDLLKAVKKYI